From the Bacillus tuaregi genome, one window contains:
- a CDS encoding HesB/YadR/YfhF family protein has product MQMVIHDTALKWFKEEMGLEAGEKVKFFAKIYGSSPVQENYTLGFTRDNEPIDVGVSVEKDGIVFYVEASDIWYFDGHDLHVHYNEAIDEVEFEYIKP; this is encoded by the coding sequence ATGCAAATGGTTATTCATGATACCGCTTTAAAATGGTTCAAGGAGGAGATGGGGTTGGAAGCAGGTGAAAAGGTGAAGTTTTTTGCCAAAATATATGGATCAAGTCCTGTTCAGGAGAATTATACACTTGGCTTTACAAGAGATAATGAACCAATTGATGTGGGCGTTTCGGTTGAGAAGGATGGAATTGTCTTTTATGTGGAGGCTAGCGATATATGGTATTTTGATGGGCATGATTTACATGTTCATTATAATGAAGCCATTGATGAGGTTGAATTTGAATATATAAAGCCATAG
- a CDS encoding thermonuclease family protein, translated as MYRLTKIKWSMSLLLSITFLFGCGSEDLNTDQKDKATKVIQQEEAPPETDDTSIEEPVNEDPPKTSETPTDRKTFDAEVVSVTDGDTIKVRINGQVEAVRFLLVDTPETNHPRLGEQPFGQEAKTFTKQLLEGKTIQLEKDVSDRDKYGRLLYYLYVDGKSVQEELLRNGLARVAYVYAPNTKYVDQYYAIQKEAQQQGVGIWSVENYAQEDGFHEEIIEGKQAETSTPNQSTQQPSGDCTIKGNISSNGDKIYHMPGQQFYDVTKIDTSKGEKYFCSKEEAEQAGFRASQR; from the coding sequence GTGTATAGATTGACAAAGATTAAATGGAGTATGTCCCTTTTGTTGTCCATAACGTTTTTGTTTGGATGCGGAAGCGAGGACTTAAATACGGATCAAAAGGACAAAGCAACGAAGGTCATACAGCAAGAGGAAGCACCACCGGAGACAGACGACACTTCCATTGAGGAGCCGGTAAACGAGGACCCACCTAAAACGTCAGAAACACCAACAGACCGAAAGACATTTGATGCAGAAGTGGTGTCTGTCACGGATGGGGATACTATTAAAGTAAGAATAAATGGTCAGGTTGAAGCGGTTCGATTTTTACTAGTAGACACTCCTGAAACCAACCATCCTCGTCTTGGTGAACAGCCCTTTGGACAAGAAGCCAAAACATTTACGAAGCAATTGCTAGAGGGAAAGACAATACAGCTTGAAAAGGATGTTAGTGATCGTGATAAATATGGTCGTCTGCTGTATTACTTATATGTTGATGGAAAAAGCGTCCAGGAAGAGCTGCTGCGAAATGGGTTAGCAAGAGTGGCCTATGTCTATGCACCCAACACTAAATATGTTGACCAATATTATGCCATTCAAAAGGAAGCTCAACAGCAGGGAGTTGGGATTTGGAGTGTGGAGAATTATGCCCAAGAGGACGGCTTTCATGAAGAAATCATAGAAGGGAAGCAAGCAGAAACGAGTACCCCAAATCAATCAACCCAACAGCCTTCAGGCGATTGTACAATCAAAGGCAATATTTCTTCAAATGGAGATAAGATTTATCATATGCCAGGCCAGCAATTTTATGATGTAACAAAGATAGATACCTCTAAAGGTGAAAAATATTTTTGTAGCAAAGAAGAAGCAGAGCAAGCGGGTTTTCGGGCCAGTCAGAGATAG
- a CDS encoding VOC family protein yields MAINPYLIFDGNTREVVLYYADVFGLEEPTFLTFGSIHSDDEIPPGAKDLIMHTFLEIAGTKLMFSDNYPGMPYQTGNNFTLAYVSNNEAAIREAFEKLKEEGSVEMELQETPWSKCYGSLTDKYHIKWQFSHEA; encoded by the coding sequence ATGGCAATAAATCCATACTTAATATTTGACGGAAATACCCGAGAGGTTGTGTTATATTATGCAGATGTGTTTGGACTTGAGGAACCTACCTTCCTGACTTTCGGCTCCATACATTCTGACGATGAAATACCTCCAGGAGCAAAGGATTTGATCATGCATACGTTCCTCGAGATAGCAGGAACGAAATTGATGTTTTCGGATAATTACCCAGGGATGCCTTATCAAACCGGTAATAACTTTACACTTGCCTATGTGAGTAACAATGAGGCAGCAATCAGAGAGGCGTTTGAAAAGCTAAAAGAGGAAGGCTCTGTTGAAATGGAGCTGCAAGAAACTCCCTGGAGCAAATGCTATGGCAGCTTGACAGATAAATACCATATCAAATGGCAATTTAGTCATGAGGCCTAA
- a CDS encoding sensor domain-containing diguanylate cyclase — translation MTFDSKNESLRKFMVSHIRDDMNTHSNGFMMDYYTLLYKHYPDAIFTMDREGNLIDINDKTEEVIGYKPRDIIGSNFSHFLKKEHLPTIQEYFERALKGEPQNYLCEVLHKNGQIVHLSAQIIPIEWKHEIVGVFGFAKSQTELVQKELELTKVTNSLNLAQQVAKIGSWDYDIETDCLFCSESLKEILGFDNQQKVVINYENLLKMIYFQKDREYFDHHFQRIKHSGGKMDLEYKVKLLDDHMITLRVTAEAKKDKHGRISRIIGIANDITDQVLTKSKLKESEEKFEKIAQNIDVGLWSMDYTLNQIVYVSPAIEQIAGYHPEVFLTGEKTWEELIHPDDMENYRHHLNSLFHGEIVSQQYRIINAHAEVRWLEDKTFPIIGANGELIRLDGIVQDISERKEHEEKINFIANHDYLTKLYNRRMFDQKLEEFISKKDKFVLYYLDIDRFKFVNDTLGHEIGDGLLIAISERLSTLVGNDLVFRLGGDEFAIILTNIQEYDYLALGQEIIREIEKPFQIEGYDINISTSIGGNIFPDDGETLSELKSNADVALYRAKDLGKNNVQFFTKSLNSETYQLFNLENDLRNAIRNDEFSLYYQPKVDTFTGEMAGAEALVGGIIQKGG, via the coding sequence TTGACATTCGATTCTAAAAATGAGTCATTAAGAAAATTTATGGTCTCTCACATTCGAGATGACATGAACACCCATTCAAATGGATTCATGATGGATTATTATACTTTACTTTATAAACATTATCCTGACGCCATTTTCACTATGGATAGAGAAGGTAACCTGATAGATATTAATGATAAAACGGAAGAGGTAATTGGATATAAACCACGTGACATAATTGGAAGCAACTTTTCTCACTTTTTAAAAAAAGAGCACCTACCTACGATTCAGGAGTATTTTGAACGTGCCTTGAAGGGAGAACCCCAGAATTACCTTTGTGAAGTGCTTCATAAAAATGGACAAATCGTACATTTATCTGCCCAAATCATTCCAATAGAATGGAAGCATGAAATTGTTGGCGTCTTTGGATTTGCCAAAAGTCAAACAGAGCTTGTCCAGAAGGAATTAGAATTAACAAAGGTGACAAACAGCTTGAATTTGGCTCAACAGGTAGCAAAAATTGGCAGTTGGGACTATGACATTGAGACAGATTGTCTATTTTGTTCGGAGTCCCTGAAAGAAATCTTAGGTTTTGACAATCAGCAAAAGGTAGTCATTAATTATGAAAACCTGCTAAAAATGATTTATTTTCAAAAGGATCGGGAGTATTTTGACCATCATTTCCAGCGAATTAAACACAGCGGCGGAAAAATGGACTTAGAATATAAGGTTAAACTGTTAGATGACCATATGATTACCCTACGAGTAACAGCGGAAGCAAAGAAAGATAAGCATGGAAGGATTTCCAGGATTATAGGAATTGCGAATGATATTACTGATCAGGTTCTTACCAAAAGCAAGCTGAAGGAAAGTGAGGAAAAGTTTGAAAAGATCGCCCAAAATATAGATGTTGGGCTTTGGTCAATGGACTATACGCTAAACCAAATTGTCTATGTTTCACCAGCGATTGAACAGATTGCCGGATATCATCCGGAAGTGTTTTTAACTGGAGAAAAGACATGGGAAGAACTCATACACCCAGACGACATGGAAAATTATCGTCATCATCTAAATTCACTTTTTCATGGGGAAATCGTATCTCAACAATATCGAATCATAAATGCACATGCTGAAGTACGATGGCTCGAGGATAAAACCTTTCCGATTATAGGGGCAAATGGAGAATTAATAAGGCTGGATGGGATTGTTCAGGATATTAGTGAAAGAAAAGAACATGAGGAGAAAATAAACTTTATCGCGAACCATGATTATTTGACAAAGCTTTATAATCGAAGGATGTTTGATCAAAAATTAGAGGAGTTCATCTCTAAAAAAGATAAATTTGTTTTGTATTATCTGGACATTGACCGATTCAAATTTGTAAATGATACTCTAGGCCATGAAATCGGAGATGGTCTTCTTATAGCAATATCGGAAAGACTTTCAACCCTAGTTGGAAACGATCTGGTTTTTAGACTTGGTGGGGATGAATTTGCTATTATTTTAACGAATATTCAAGAATATGACTATTTGGCATTAGGACAGGAAATAATTAGGGAGATCGAAAAACCGTTTCAAATTGAGGGTTATGATATTAATATTTCCACAAGCATAGGGGGCAACATTTTTCCCGATGATGGGGAAACATTAAGTGAATTAAAAAGTAATGCTGATGTTGCGTTGTATCGTGCAAAAGACTTAGGGAAAAACAATGTTCAATTCTTCACAAAGTCTTTGAATAGTGAAACGTATCAACTTTTTAATCTAGAAAATGACTTGAGGAATGCAATAAGGAATGATGAGTTTTCTCTATACTATCAACCCAAAGTGGATACTTTTACAGGCGAGATGGCAGGAGCTGAAGCTCTAGTAGGTGGAATCATCCAGAAAGGGGGCTAG